One genomic window of Alphaproteobacteria bacterium includes the following:
- a CDS encoding bifunctional folylpolyglutamate synthase/dihydrofolate synthase, which translates to MPLPASSSHASLPANPWPVAHGAREGSAAILDRIYRSYHRGIDLTLRPAYRALLAKLGNPQEKLPPVLHVAGTNGKGSTVAFARAMLEAAGWRVHTYTSPHLVTFHERIRIAGRLIEEDELTDILELCEREAEPGKISFFEMTTAAAFLAFARHPADAALIEVGLGGRLDSTNVITRPAVTAIARISYDHREYLGASLAGIAREKAGIMKPGVPCYAMEQPDEEARAALRAQAAIVGAPLLYGGQDWQTQELDGGAFRFNGPQGEQNLPPPALAGAHQIMNAGLAIAALGAMPLAVPLGAMTAGLRGVDWPARLQRLVRGPAIDCLPEGWELWLDGGHNDSAGTALAAELGRWRQRSPKPLYLVFGMLATRAPHELLGPMARQVDGLRAVPIPGADGGAALSLSAAEGATAAMAAGIRTAAPATDVVAAVRQLVAAGGMPGRILICGSLYLAGAVLQNHG; encoded by the coding sequence ATGCCGCTGCCCGCTTCTTCTTCGCACGCTTCCCTGCCCGCTAACCCGTGGCCCGTGGCCCATGGCGCGCGCGAAGGTTCCGCGGCCATCCTTGATCGCATCTATAGAAGCTACCATCGCGGTATCGATCTGACCCTGCGCCCGGCCTATCGCGCGCTTTTGGCAAAGCTCGGCAACCCGCAGGAAAAGCTCCCGCCCGTGCTGCATGTGGCGGGCACCAACGGCAAGGGCAGCACGGTCGCCTTTGCCCGCGCGATGCTGGAAGCGGCGGGCTGGCGCGTGCATACCTACACCTCCCCCCACCTCGTGACATTTCACGAACGTATCCGCATCGCCGGACGCCTGATCGAGGAAGACGAGCTGACCGATATCCTTGAGCTGTGCGAGCGTGAAGCCGAGCCGGGCAAGATAAGCTTTTTTGAAATGACCACCGCCGCCGCCTTTCTTGCCTTCGCGCGCCACCCCGCTGATGCCGCGCTGATCGAGGTCGGGCTCGGCGGACGGCTCGACAGCACAAATGTGATCACGCGCCCGGCGGTGACCGCGATTGCGCGCATTTCATACGACCACCGCGAATATCTGGGCGCATCGCTGGCCGGGATCGCGCGCGAAAAAGCCGGGATCATGAAGCCGGGCGTGCCCTGCTATGCGATGGAACAGCCGGACGAAGAGGCGCGGGCCGCTTTGCGCGCACAGGCCGCCATTGTCGGCGCGCCATTATTGTATGGCGGGCAGGATTGGCAAACGCAGGAGCTCGATGGCGGCGCGTTTCGTTTCAACGGCCCGCAGGGAGAGCAAAACCTGCCGCCGCCCGCGCTTGCTGGCGCACACCAGATCATGAATGCCGGGCTTGCGATCGCGGCACTCGGGGCCATGCCGCTGGCGGTGCCGCTAGGCGCCATGACGGCGGGTCTGCGCGGCGTTGACTGGCCCGCACGGTTGCAACGGCTTGTGCGCGGCCCGGCGATCGATTGCCTCCCCGAAGGGTGGGAGTTGTGGCTTGATGGCGGCCATAACGATTCCGCCGGCACGGCGCTGGCGGCCGAGCTTGGCCGTTGGCGGCAACGCAGCCCCAAGCCGCTTTACCTTGTGTTCGGCATGCTGGCCACGCGCGCGCCGCACGAATTGCTCGGCCCCATGGCACGGCAGGTGGACGGGCTGCGTGCCGTGCCTATCCCCGGCGCGGATGGCGGTGCGGCCTTGAGCCTTTCTGCAGCCGAAGGTGCGACGGCGGCGATGGCGGCAGGAATAAGGACAGCAGCCCCGGCAACGGATGTCGTGGCGGCCGTCCGGCAACTGGTTGCGGCCGGCGGAATGCCGGGACGAATACTGATTTGCGGGTCGCTTTATCTTGCCGGCGCGGTTCTGCAGAATCACGGTTGA